The bacterium genome includes the window GGCGTCTCTCTCTGCCGGGGCAGCGGCGGCACGCTGGATCGGATGCTGAAGCCGCACCTGTTATACTAGGGTAAAAGAGGCTGGTGGCAGAGGGCGAGAAGATGGGGGAGGAAGATCAGCAGGCCGATGCAGGCCGCTCCGATGGCGCAGATCAAAACCGCAGCCGCGGCGATGTTCTTGGCTTTCTCAACCAGCGGATGAAATTCCGGACTGGTGACATCGCAAAGAAACTCGAAGGCCGTGTTGACCGCCTCGGCCGACCAGACCAGAGCCATGGCGACGATGACCGCGATCCACTCGCTGCGGCTCAGATGCAGCAACCCTCCCGCGACAAGAACCAGCAGCGTCGCCGCCAGATGGATCCAGGCGTTATGCTGAGTCTCCACCATCTGCCGGATGCCGGCCAGGGCATAACGAAAACTGGTAATGCGGCGGCGCAGGCTGAATCGGGTTTGGGCGGGCATGAGCTCTCCTCTGTCGGGGAAAAAACGCTGTGCAAAATACTAAAAACCGGACTAACAATCAAGAGCGTTGATTTTTCGGCCCCAATAGTGTATATTTTGAGGTGCGGTTTGGAGAGATGAACCGTGAAATCTCAGGATCCTCCTCCCGCTCCTTTGTCTAATACCTACCCTTCTAAAGGAGTCCGCAATGCAAAAAAACAACACTACGGTTTGGATGATAGCTTGCCTGTATCTCATTTTGTTCGCCGCAATCGTCTCCGCTCAGTGGAAACCTTCACCCGGCGATACCCTGGTCACTCCCAGGATCCTGGAAGGCAACCAGGTGCAGTTCCGTATTTACGCCCCCAACGCCGAGGCGGTAAGGCTGGGGGGCGGAGAAATCCCCGGTATCGGCTGGACGGGCAAGGAGATGAACAAAACCCCTGAGGGCATCTGGGAGGTCACCCTGCCGGTTGATCCGGGTACCTACCGCTACAACTTTAGTGTGGATGGTGTGACAACGATTGATCCCAGGAATCCCAAAACCAGCGAGTCCAACGGAACGACCTGGAGCCTGATCCACGTGCCGGGCGCCGCTTTCATGGATACGCAACAGGTCCCCCATGGCGCCGTGGCGACGGTGACCTACTGGTCCGCCACTCTGCAGCGGTTCCGCCGCATGCATATCTATACTCCGCCTGGCTATGAATCCGGCAAGGGCAAATATCCGGTCTTTTATCTGCTTCATGGCGCCGGAGACAGCGATGACTCCTGGAGTTCTGTCGGCCGCGCCGGCTTTATCCTCGACAACCTCATTGCTGCCAAGAAAGCGGTGCCCATGGTGGTGGTCATGCCCGCCGGTCACACCGGTCCCTTCATCTGGGGCGCTCCCCGCAGCAATCCCGGCAGTTCAATGGTCGATGAGTTTGCACAGGACTTTTCCCGGGAGGTCATGCCCTACGTGGAATCGCACTACCGGGTCTATACCGACCAAAAGCATCGCGCCCTCGCCGGGCTCTCCATGGGCGGTTTCCAGACCCTCAGC containing:
- a CDS encoding alpha/beta hydrolase-fold protein; translation: MQKNNTTVWMIACLYLILFAAIVSAQWKPSPGDTLVTPRILEGNQVQFRIYAPNAEAVRLGGGEIPGIGWTGKEMNKTPEGIWEVTLPVDPGTYRYNFSVDGVTTIDPRNPKTSESNGTTWSLIHVPGAAFMDTQQVPHGAVATVTYWSATLQRFRRMHIYTPPGYESGKGKYPVFYLLHGAGDSDDSWSSVGRAGFILDNLIAAKKAVPMVVVMPAGHTGPFIWGAPRSNPGSSMVDEFAQDFSREVMPYVESHYRVYTDQKHRALAGLSMGGFQTLSIALPALDQFAYTGVFSSGIIGIKPNPAVTSAPAGASWEEQNAAALDNPAGKKGLKLLWFATGTEDFLLETSRATVEMLRKHGYTVTYKETSGAHTWINWRLYLNEFTPMLFR
- a CDS encoding diacylglycerol kinase family protein, with translation MPAQTRFSLRRRITSFRYALAGIRQMVETQHNAWIHLAATLLVLVAGGLLHLSRSEWIAVIVAMALVWSAEAVNTAFEFLCDVTSPEFHPLVEKAKNIAAAAVLICAIGAACIGLLIFLPHLLALCHQPLLP